The Choristoneura fumiferana chromosome 11, NRCan_CFum_1, whole genome shotgun sequence genome includes a region encoding these proteins:
- the LOC141432896 gene encoding SCP2 sterol-binding domain-containing protein 1-like: MGANQSELSPTNGSKADLITRIKAHVKAADKNQAKALGGVFLFNIIKDTQVYSWTLDLNNVTVYEGEPDDDPDTTFTLTEATFKQLVQGREDSRIILQSGRCSVTGDVMRAMKLEPYIRLD; this comes from the exons ATG GGAGCCAATCAGAGCGAGTTGTCGCCAACCAATGGCAGCAAAGCTGACCTGATCACGCGCATCAAGGCGCACGTGAAGGCTGCCGATAAAAACCAAGCGAAGGCCCTGGGGGGCGTGTTCCTGTTTAACATCATCAAGGATACCCAGGTTTATAGCTGGA CGCTGGACCTAAACAACGTAACCGTGTACGAGGGCGAGCCCGACGACGACCCAGACACCACGTTCACCCTAACAGAGGCCACCTTCAAGCAGCTGGTGCAGGGCCGCGAAGATTCTCGCATCATCCTCCAATCAGGGCGCTGTTCCGTCACCGGTGACGTCATGAGGGCTATGAAGCTGGAACCCTATATTAGACTAGATTAA
- the LOC141432894 gene encoding uncharacterized protein isoform X3: MDVKLCLVFVAMLAAANGFSLKDIAAYLIGGYGQYNPDSHYHGQGGLYPSGPGYPGQYPGSQYPGYPSNQYPGYPSNQYPGYPGHNTVAGPPGAHPGCPLCDSSVYSYCSYKQAHDACCCENSASTPYSCRKADCKFLYANSCQEYNLISSCCCIDVNKSAAPVAVAPVVV; encoded by the exons GTTTCTCCCTTAAAGACATAGCAGCATATTTAATAGGCGGCTACGGGCAGTACAATCCGGACTCTCACTACCACGGACAAGGAGGACTCTACCCGAGCGGGCCGGGGTACCCCGGGCAGTACCCGGGCAGCCAGTACCCAGGGTACCCTAGCAACCAATACCCAGGGTACCCTAGCAACCAATACCCAGGGTACCCGGGGCATAACACGGTTGCTGGACCGCCGGGAGCGCACCCTGGCTGTCCTCTGTGTGACTCTTCTGTGTACAGCTACTGCTCCTACAAGCAAGCACATGATGCGTGCTGCTGCGAAAATTCTGCAT CCACCCCGTACAGCTGTCGTAAGGCGGATTGCAAGTTCCTCTACGCCAACTCCTGCCAGGAATACAACCTGATCTCCAGCTGCTGCTGCATCGACGTTAACAAGAGCGCCGCGCCCGTCGCTGTCGCTCCCGTCGTTGTATAG